A genomic window from Polaribacter gangjinensis includes:
- a CDS encoding 6-pyruvoyl trahydropterin synthase family protein, whose product MSTIRITKQFSFETGHALYGYDGKCKNVHGHSYKLSVTVSGKPISDNTNVKFGMVIDFGDLKKIVKEEIVDIFDHATVFNKNTPHVELAAELKNRGHHIILVDYQPTSEMMVIDFAKKIKDRLPQNIHLHSIKLQETDTSFAEWFASEN is encoded by the coding sequence ATGAGTACAATTAGAATCACCAAACAATTTAGTTTTGAAACAGGACATGCCTTGTATGGCTATGATGGGAAATGTAAAAATGTGCATGGACATTCGTACAAACTATCTGTAACTGTCTCAGGAAAACCAATTTCTGACAATACTAATGTTAAATTCGGAATGGTGATTGACTTTGGAGATTTGAAAAAGATTGTAAAAGAAGAAATTGTTGATATTTTCGATCACGCTACCGTTTTTAATAAAAACACGCCTCATGTAGAATTAGCAGCTGAACTAAAAAACAGAGGACATCACATTATATTAGTTGATTATCAGCCTACTAGCGAAATGATGGTGATTGACTTTGCCAAAAAAATTAAAGACAGATTGCCACAAAATATTCACTTACATTCCATAAAACTACAAGAAACAGATACTAGTTTTGCTGAGTGGTTTGCGAGTGAAAATTAA
- a CDS encoding 50S ribosomal protein L25/general stress protein Ctc: MKSITIKGSKRESVGKTASKALRNAGMVPCVIYGGEQPLHFSAEEKAFKGLVYTPNVYTASIDIDGKVIPAILQDIQFHPVSDKIIHIDFYQLFDDKEITMNIPVVLVGKSKGVAIGGALRHNVRKMKVKALPANLPDFIEADITELEIGNKLYITSLKNEKYTILHPDNTVVAQVRMSRNASKAAAAEGKK, translated from the coding sequence ATGAAATCAATTACAATTAAAGGATCAAAAAGAGAAAGCGTGGGCAAGACAGCGTCTAAAGCCTTACGTAATGCTGGAATGGTTCCTTGCGTTATTTACGGAGGAGAACAACCACTACATTTTTCAGCAGAAGAAAAAGCGTTTAAAGGCTTAGTGTACACTCCTAATGTTTATACCGCAAGTATTGACATTGATGGAAAAGTGATACCTGCAATTTTACAAGACATTCAGTTTCATCCAGTTTCTGATAAAATCATTCACATTGATTTTTATCAATTGTTTGATGACAAAGAAATTACCATGAATATTCCTGTAGTTTTAGTAGGAAAATCAAAAGGTGTAGCTATTGGTGGTGCGTTACGTCACAACGTTCGTAAAATGAAAGTAAAAGCGTTACCAGCGAATTTACCAGATTTTATTGAAGCTGATATTACCGAATTAGAAATTGGTAATAAATTGTATATCACATCTTTAAAGAATGAAAAATATACAATCTTACACCCAGACAACACTGTAGTTGCTCAAGTAAGAATGTCTAGAAATGCATCTAAAGCAGCAGCTGCTGAAGGTAAAAAATAA
- a CDS encoding M23 family metallopeptidase, with protein sequence MKNQAKQKRKLKQKLTHKYRLVIMNDETYEERISLKLSVLNVFVVGGVFSFLLIFVTTFFITFTPIKEFIPGYGSTELRIKATKLTLKTDSLKRKLAVIENYTRFLGPILSGKMKGEEIDTLLTESGRKTMNDSLLKASKIDLNFREKIESEDRFPIINSEKSVVKVVFFAPLNGTISQGFDPKIKHFAVDIVAKKNDPVKATADGIVVFSGWTTETGNVIILKHADDYISVYKHNGNLLKQEGDFVKSGEVIANVGSTGEYTTGPHLHFEIWSGAYAVNPTNLIDFR encoded by the coding sequence TTGAAAAATCAAGCAAAACAAAAAAGGAAACTCAAACAAAAACTGACTCATAAATATAGGTTGGTCATTATGAATGATGAAACTTATGAAGAGAGAATTTCACTGAAACTTTCGGTGTTAAACGTATTTGTTGTTGGAGGTGTTTTTTCATTTTTACTGATTTTTGTGACTACATTTTTCATCACTTTTACACCAATAAAAGAATTTATTCCAGGTTATGGTTCAACAGAATTACGAATAAAAGCTACAAAATTAACGCTGAAAACAGACTCTTTAAAAAGAAAACTGGCTGTTATTGAAAATTACACTCGATTTTTAGGACCCATTTTATCTGGCAAAATGAAAGGCGAAGAAATTGATACTTTATTAACAGAATCTGGCAGAAAAACAATGAATGACAGCTTATTAAAAGCCTCAAAAATTGATTTAAATTTCAGAGAAAAAATAGAAAGTGAAGATCGTTTTCCAATCATAAATAGTGAAAAATCAGTTGTAAAAGTGGTGTTTTTTGCTCCTTTAAACGGAACAATTTCACAAGGTTTTGATCCTAAAATAAAACATTTTGCAGTGGATATTGTTGCTAAAAAAAACGATCCTGTAAAAGCTACTGCTGATGGAATTGTTGTTTTTTCAGGCTGGACAACCGAAACTGGAAACGTAATCATTTTAAAACACGCTGATGATTATATTTCTGTTTACAAACACAATGGAAATTTATTGAAACAAGAAGGTGATTTTGTAAAATCGGGCGAAGTAATTGCCAATGTTGGTTCTACTGGCGAATATACAACTGGACCTCATTTACATTTTGAAATTTGGAGTGGCGCTTATGCTGTAAATCCAACAAATTTGATTGATTTTAGATAA
- a CDS encoding formylglycine-generating enzyme family protein has translation MIQNFSSLKITLLTAFLLVYGCKKNETSTPIPKTPEGMIWVPKKTFLQGAKETDKYAMPREKPAHEVTVDGFFMDITEVTNAQFKKFVEATNYVTVAERPIIWEEMKKQLPPGTEKPHDSILQPGSLIFNKNVKAVVGMENYYQWWTWKIGANWKHPQGPNSSIEGKDDFPVVHIAMQDALAYCKWANRRLPTEAEWESAALGLNTNTIFTWGNDATLLDKNANTWQGIFPVKNESKDGFEFIAPVKSYPSNSIGLYDMSGNVWEITSDYFNVNYYSELDISTPIINPKGAEKPYNPNNPYQVEYVMKGGSFLCNASYCASFRISAKMGFAEDSASDHMGFRTVADVGMLQKKQ, from the coding sequence ATGATTCAAAATTTTTCTTCTTTAAAAATTACTCTTTTAACAGCATTCTTGCTTGTTTATGGGTGTAAAAAAAATGAAACTTCTACTCCAATTCCGAAAACTCCAGAAGGAATGATTTGGGTTCCTAAAAAGACCTTTTTACAAGGGGCAAAAGAAACAGACAAATATGCCATGCCAAGAGAAAAACCAGCGCACGAAGTAACTGTTGATGGGTTTTTTATGGATATTACTGAAGTAACAAACGCACAATTCAAAAAGTTTGTAGAGGCAACAAATTATGTGACAGTTGCTGAACGCCCAATTATTTGGGAAGAAATGAAAAAACAATTGCCTCCAGGCACTGAAAAACCTCATGATTCAATTTTACAACCTGGTAGTTTAATTTTCAATAAAAATGTTAAAGCGGTAGTTGGTATGGAAAATTATTATCAATGGTGGACATGGAAAATTGGTGCGAATTGGAAACATCCACAAGGACCAAATTCATCCATAGAAGGCAAAGACGATTTTCCTGTGGTACACATTGCAATGCAAGATGCATTGGCTTATTGCAAATGGGCAAATAGACGCTTGCCAACAGAAGCAGAATGGGAATCTGCTGCTTTAGGATTGAATACAAATACCATTTTTACTTGGGGAAATGATGCAACATTATTAGATAAAAATGCCAATACTTGGCAAGGAATTTTCCCTGTTAAAAACGAAAGCAAAGACGGGTTTGAATTTATTGCTCCTGTAAAATCATATCCATCAAATAGCATTGGTTTGTACGATATGTCTGGAAATGTTTGGGAAATAACTTCCGATTATTTTAATGTGAATTATTATAGTGAGTTGGATATTTCAACACCAATTATAAATCCGAAAGGAGCTGAAAAGCCTTACAATCCAAACAATCCATATCAAGTAGAATACGTCATGAAAGGAGGTTCATTTTTATGCAACGCTTCTTATTGTGCTAGTTTTAGAATCTCTGCAAAAATGGGTTTTGCTGAAGATTCAGCTTCTGATCATATGGGTTTTAGAACGGTTGCGGATGTTGGGATGCTACAAAAAAAACAATAA
- the gmk gene encoding guanylate kinase: MSDFKGKLFVFSAPSGSGKTTIVRHLLKQERFGLEFSISATSREPRSQEKDGVDYYFISLKEFKNKIKNDEFLEWEEVYRDNFYGTLKAEVERIWALKKHVIFDIDVVGGLRIKKKFPEQTLAVFVKPPSVDELKIRLKKRSTESEDKINMRIAKASIELATAPQFDKIIKNYDLEIALKEAENLVAEFLKLNEN; the protein is encoded by the coding sequence ATGTCAGATTTTAAAGGAAAATTATTCGTCTTTTCTGCACCTTCTGGTTCTGGAAAAACAACTATTGTACGTCATTTATTAAAACAAGAGCGTTTTGGATTGGAATTTTCGATTTCAGCAACATCAAGAGAACCTAGAAGTCAAGAAAAAGACGGAGTTGATTATTATTTTATTTCACTTAAAGAATTCAAAAATAAAATCAAAAATGACGAATTTTTAGAGTGGGAAGAAGTCTATAGAGATAATTTTTATGGTACTTTAAAAGCGGAAGTTGAGCGAATTTGGGCATTAAAAAAACACGTAATTTTTGATATTGATGTGGTTGGAGGTTTGCGAATCAAAAAGAAATTTCCTGAGCAAACATTGGCAGTTTTTGTAAAACCACCCAGTGTTGATGAGCTGAAAATTCGCTTGAAAAAAAGAAGTACTGAAAGCGAAGACAAAATCAATATGCGCATTGCAAAAGCATCTATTGAATTAGCAACTGCGCCTCAATTTGATAAAATCATCAAAAATTATGATTTAGAAATTGCGCTGAAAGAAGCTGAAAATTTGGTAGCAGAATTTTTGAAATTGAATGAGAATTAA
- the pth gene encoding aminoacyl-tRNA hydrolase, which translates to MKKFLIVGLGNIGPKYENTRHNIGFKILDEVATSQDISFTTEKLGEIAMFTFKGKKIILLKPSTFMNLSGKALKYWMQQENIALENVLVVTDDVHIDFGTIRVKAKGSAGGHNGLKDIQEKLNTDNYARFRFGVGANYPKGRQADFVLGEWSKEETSQLIERLPTSAKVVLTFATDGLANTMNVFNGK; encoded by the coding sequence ATGAAAAAATTTTTAATAGTGGGTTTAGGAAATATTGGCCCTAAGTACGAAAATACGCGTCATAATATTGGATTTAAAATTTTAGATGAAGTAGCAACTTCTCAAGATATTTCCTTTACTACTGAAAAGTTGGGAGAAATTGCAATGTTTACGTTTAAAGGAAAAAAAATCATCCTTTTAAAACCCAGTACGTTTATGAATTTAAGCGGAAAAGCACTAAAATATTGGATGCAACAAGAAAATATTGCTCTCGAAAATGTGTTGGTTGTAACGGATGATGTTCATATTGATTTTGGAACAATCAGAGTGAAAGCAAAAGGTTCTGCTGGTGGTCACAATGGATTGAAAGATATTCAAGAAAAATTAAATACAGATAATTATGCTCGTTTTCGGTTTGGAGTCGGGGCTAATTATCCAAAAGGAAGACAAGCAGATTTTGTATTGGGTGAATGGAGTAAAGAAGAAACAAGCCAATTGATTGAACGACTGCCAACCTCAGCAAAAGTAGTACTTACTTTTGCAACAGACGGTTTGGCAAATACTATGAATGTTTTTAATGGTAAGTGA
- the hflX gene encoding GTPase HflX translates to MIDQIEAISEKVVLIGVITQFQDEKKSKEYLDELEFLTLTAGGVVIKRFVQRVDKPNPKTFLGIGKLEEVKQFIDANEVGTAIFDDELTPGQLRNIEKILNCKILDRTNLILDIFAQRAQTSSAKTQVELAQNQYILPRLTKLWTHLDKQKGGIGMRGPGETEIETDRRIIRDKIGLLKKKLETIDMQMAVQRKNRGKMVRVALVGYTNVGKSTLMNVISKSDVFAENKLFATLDTTVRKVVIKNIPFLMTDTVGFIRKLPTQLVESFKSTLDEVREADLLLHVVDISHPHFEDHIASVNSILLDIKCGDKPTLMVFNKIDAYEYETIDEDDLITEKTKEHYTLQDWKKTWMNDYDVESIFISALNKDNLEDFKEKVYEEVKKIHIQRFPYNDFLFEEYQ, encoded by the coding sequence ATGATAGATCAAATTGAAGCCATTTCAGAAAAAGTAGTTTTGATTGGCGTAATTACCCAATTCCAAGATGAAAAAAAATCTAAAGAATATTTAGATGAATTGGAATTTTTAACACTTACAGCTGGCGGAGTTGTCATAAAACGTTTTGTTCAAAGAGTTGATAAACCTAATCCAAAAACTTTTTTAGGAATTGGGAAACTGGAAGAAGTAAAACAATTTATTGATGCAAACGAAGTTGGAACAGCCATTTTTGATGACGAACTTACACCAGGTCAACTTAGAAATATCGAAAAAATTCTGAATTGTAAAATTCTAGATAGAACCAATTTAATTTTAGATATTTTCGCACAAAGAGCACAAACAAGTTCTGCAAAAACACAGGTGGAATTAGCTCAAAATCAATATATTTTACCAAGATTAACCAAACTTTGGACACACCTTGACAAACAAAAAGGAGGAATTGGAATGCGTGGTCCTGGAGAAACAGAAATTGAAACTGACAGACGAATTATTCGCGATAAAATTGGTTTACTCAAAAAGAAACTAGAAACCATTGACATGCAAATGGCTGTTCAGCGAAAAAATCGTGGAAAAATGGTGCGTGTTGCTTTGGTTGGCTATACCAATGTTGGCAAATCAACGTTGATGAATGTCATCAGTAAAAGTGATGTTTTTGCAGAGAATAAATTATTTGCAACCCTAGACACTACCGTAAGAAAAGTGGTGATTAAAAACATCCCTTTTTTAATGACAGATACTGTTGGATTTATCCGAAAATTGCCTACACAATTGGTAGAATCCTTTAAATCTACCTTGGATGAAGTTCGTGAAGCAGACTTATTATTGCATGTTGTTGATATTTCACACCCACATTTTGAAGATCATATTGCATCTGTAAATTCGATTTTGTTGGATATTAAATGTGGAGATAAACCAACTTTAATGGTTTTTAACAAAATTGATGCTTATGAATATGAAACCATTGATGAAGACGATTTAATCACTGAAAAAACCAAAGAACATTACACCTTACAAGATTGGAAAAAAACATGGATGAATGATTATGACGTAGAATCCATTTTTATTTCAGCACTTAATAAGGATAATTTAGAAGATTTTAAGGAAAAAGTGTACGAAGAAGTAAAGAAAATTCATATCCAACGTTTTCCTTACAATGATTTTTTGTTTGAAGAATATCAGTAA
- a CDS encoding CNNM domain-containing protein, with the protein MTLLVVYAIVAIFFSFLCSILEAVLLSVTPTFINLKKNEGHEFANDLEILKKDVDKPLIAILTINTIAHTVGAILVGVQAKVAYAEMYGSSKTSIFGVLFTEDVMVGIVSTIMTVLILVASEIIPKTIGATYWKELAGFTATTLNLLIFPLKYTGVLWVLQLTTRLIGGDGHKSILSRESFLVMADMAEKEGVFHQNESKVIRNLIGFKEIKVTDVMTPRSVLELADENDTIASFYEEHSNLRFSRIPLFNENPDEITGYFLKSSLLEAIISGKGDETLATLKREILITERDLSIPDLFDILIKEREHIALVVDEYGSVNGIVSQEDVIETLLGLEIMDETDNVADLQELARKSWKDRAKKISFKKKNQ; encoded by the coding sequence ATGACATTACTTGTTGTTTATGCAATAGTAGCCATCTTTTTTTCTTTTTTATGCTCTATTTTAGAGGCAGTATTGCTTAGTGTCACTCCAACTTTTATCAATCTAAAAAAAAATGAGGGTCATGAATTTGCAAATGACTTAGAAATTTTAAAAAAAGACGTTGACAAACCACTAATTGCTATCTTAACAATCAACACTATTGCACATACAGTAGGCGCGATTTTAGTGGGTGTGCAAGCAAAAGTTGCCTATGCAGAAATGTATGGCTCATCAAAAACAAGTATTTTTGGCGTTTTATTTACAGAGGATGTAATGGTTGGAATTGTATCAACCATCATGACTGTTTTAATTTTAGTTGCATCTGAAATTATTCCGAAAACCATTGGTGCAACTTATTGGAAAGAACTTGCAGGATTTACTGCAACAACCCTAAATTTATTGATTTTTCCTTTAAAATACACAGGTGTTTTATGGGTATTGCAACTTACAACTCGTTTGATTGGCGGTGATGGACACAAAAGTATTTTGAGTAGAGAAAGCTTTTTGGTTATGGCTGATATGGCTGAAAAAGAAGGCGTTTTTCATCAAAATGAAAGTAAAGTAATTCGAAATTTAATCGGATTTAAAGAGATTAAAGTTACGGATGTAATGACGCCAAGATCGGTATTAGAACTTGCTGATGAAAATGATACGATTGCTTCATTTTACGAAGAACATAGCAACTTGCGTTTTTCTAGAATTCCGCTTTTTAATGAAAATCCTGATGAAATAACAGGATATTTTTTAAAAAGCTCTCTATTAGAAGCGATTATATCTGGAAAAGGAGATGAAACTCTTGCCACTTTAAAACGCGAAATTTTAATTACAGAAAGAGACTTATCTATTCCTGATTTGTTTGATATTTTAATCAAAGAAAGAGAACATATTGCTTTGGTTGTGGACGAATATGGCTCTGTAAACGGAATTGTTTCTCAAGAGGATGTCATTGAAACATTGCTCGGTTTAGAAATTATGGACGAAACAGACAATGTTGCCGATTTACAAGAATTGGCAAGAAAATCTTGGAAAGATCGAGCCAAAAAAATATCTTTTAAAAAGAAAAATCAGTAA
- a CDS encoding GH3 auxin-responsive promoter family protein, which produces MSIKSLLAIPFAKIVTKNVYQWANNPHKTQEKVFQYLLKNARKTQFGIDHDFENIHNYEDFKKKVPVVDYEGLKLYVDKVVTGEADVLWKGKPLYFAKTSGTTSGAKYIPITKESMPTHITAARNALLFYISEKNDASFVDGKMIFLQGSPVLQEKNGVKLGRLSGIVAHYVPNYLQKNRLPSWETNCIEDWETKVNAIVEETIHEDMRVISGIPSWVQMYFEKLVEKTKKPISEIFPNFHFFIYGGVNFEPYKNKFESLIGKKIEYIELYPASEGFIAFQDSQKATGMLLQLNSGIFYEFIPANEFFTENPTRISLKDVKMGENYVLILNTSAGLWGYNIGDTVEFTSLKPYRIKVTGRIKHFISAFGEHVIGKEVEKALNDAISGTKITISEFTVAPQVNPKSGLPYHEWFIEFENEPENLEVFASKIDTSMQSQNIYYFDLIEGKVLRPLIIRKVKKGGFHEYMKSIGKFGGQNKIPQLADHRKIAEVLEGFLIEN; this is translated from the coding sequence ATGAGTATCAAATCTTTATTAGCAATTCCATTTGCAAAAATAGTTACCAAAAACGTGTATCAATGGGCAAATAATCCTCATAAAACACAAGAAAAAGTATTTCAGTATTTATTGAAAAATGCTCGAAAAACTCAATTCGGAATTGATCATGATTTTGAAAATATCCACAATTATGAAGACTTTAAAAAGAAAGTTCCAGTTGTTGATTATGAAGGATTAAAACTCTATGTTGATAAAGTTGTTACAGGAGAAGCTGATGTTTTATGGAAAGGAAAACCTTTGTATTTTGCGAAAACTTCGGGTACAACTTCTGGCGCAAAATACATTCCTATTACTAAAGAATCCATGCCAACTCACATTACAGCTGCAAGAAATGCATTACTTTTTTACATCTCAGAAAAAAATGATGCGAGTTTTGTGGATGGAAAAATGATTTTTCTACAAGGAAGTCCAGTTTTGCAAGAAAAAAACGGCGTAAAATTGGGACGATTAAGCGGAATTGTTGCGCATTATGTACCCAATTATTTACAAAAAAACAGGCTGCCAAGTTGGGAAACCAATTGTATTGAAGATTGGGAAACTAAAGTAAATGCAATTGTTGAGGAAACAATTCATGAGGATATGAGAGTGATCAGTGGAATTCCTTCTTGGGTGCAAATGTATTTTGAAAAATTGGTCGAAAAAACTAAGAAACCAATTTCAGAAATTTTTCCAAATTTTCATTTTTTCATTTATGGTGGTGTCAATTTTGAACCCTATAAAAATAAATTTGAATCCTTGATTGGTAAAAAAATCGAATATATTGAATTGTATCCAGCTTCTGAAGGATTTATTGCTTTTCAAGATTCGCAAAAAGCAACAGGAATGTTGTTGCAACTCAACTCCGGAATTTTTTATGAATTCATTCCTGCAAACGAATTTTTCACTGAAAATCCCACTAGAATTTCATTGAAAGATGTAAAAATGGGCGAAAATTATGTACTTATTTTAAATACTTCAGCCGGACTTTGGGGTTATAATATTGGTGACACTGTTGAGTTTACTTCTTTAAAACCATACAGAATTAAAGTAACAGGACGCATCAAACATTTTATTTCAGCTTTTGGAGAACACGTTATTGGAAAAGAAGTTGAAAAAGCCTTAAATGATGCAATTTCAGGCACAAAAATTACCATTAGTGAGTTTACAGTAGCACCTCAAGTAAATCCAAAAAGTGGATTACCTTATCATGAATGGTTTATTGAATTTGAAAATGAACCTGAAAATTTGGAGGTTTTTGCATCAAAAATTGATACATCCATGCAATCTCAAAACATTTATTATTTTGATTTAATCGAAGGAAAAGTGTTGCGTCCGCTCATTATTCGCAAAGTAAAAAAAGGCGGATTTCATGAATATATGAAATCGATTGGAAAATTTGGAGGGCAAAATAAAATTCCGCAATTGGCTGATCATCGTAAAATTGCTGAGGTTTTAGAAGGATTTTTAATTGAAAATTGA
- a CDS encoding ribose-phosphate pyrophosphokinase, which produces MSTNQLAPKLFACRQSMDLAEKIAKEYNTTLGNVITTYFSDGEFQPAFEESVRGRRVFIIGSTFPNSDNLMEMLLMLDAAKRASARHITAVMPYFGWARQDRKDKPRVAIGAKLVANLLQTAGATRIMTMDLHADQIQGFFEKPVDHLYASTIFLPYIKSLNLENLTIASPDMGGSKRAYAYSSHLLSDVVICYKQRKVANVIGHMELIGEVEGRNVILVDDMIDTGGTLAHAANLMMERGAKSVRAVCTHALLSGNAYEKIENSALTELIVSDTIPLKKNISKIKVVSCAPLFADVMHKVQDNTSISGQFLM; this is translated from the coding sequence ATGTCTACAAATCAACTTGCTCCAAAATTATTTGCTTGCAGGCAAAGTATGGATTTGGCCGAAAAAATCGCCAAAGAATACAACACAACCCTTGGAAATGTCATTACAACATACTTTAGTGACGGCGAATTTCAACCAGCTTTCGAGGAATCTGTTCGCGGAAGAAGAGTTTTCATCATTGGATCTACATTTCCAAATTCTGATAATTTAATGGAAATGTTATTAATGTTAGATGCTGCAAAAAGAGCATCTGCAAGGCACATAACTGCAGTAATGCCTTACTTTGGATGGGCAAGACAAGATCGAAAAGATAAGCCTAGAGTAGCTATTGGTGCAAAATTAGTAGCAAATCTTTTACAAACTGCAGGCGCAACAAGAATTATGACCATGGATTTACATGCTGATCAAATTCAAGGATTTTTTGAAAAACCTGTAGACCATTTGTATGCATCAACCATATTTTTGCCTTATATAAAAAGTTTAAATCTAGAGAATCTAACCATAGCTTCTCCAGATATGGGAGGTTCTAAAAGAGCTTATGCTTATTCTAGTCATTTACTTTCTGATGTCGTTATTTGTTACAAACAACGTAAAGTTGCCAATGTTATTGGTCATATGGAATTGATTGGTGAAGTTGAAGGTAGAAATGTGATTTTGGTTGATGATATGATTGATACAGGAGGAACACTTGCGCATGCAGCAAATTTAATGATGGAAAGAGGTGCAAAAAGTGTGAGAGCCGTTTGTACACATGCCTTACTTTCTGGTAATGCTTATGAAAAAATAGAAAATTCTGCATTAACCGAATTAATAGTTTCTGATACAATTCCATTGAAAAAGAATATATCTAAAATAAAAGTTGTATCTTGCGCGCCCTTATTCGCGGATGTTATGCACAAAGTACAAGATAATACCTCAATAAGTGGACAATTTTTAATGTAA
- the nadD gene encoding nicotinate (nicotinamide) nucleotide adenylyltransferase, giving the protein MSKIGLYFGTFNPIHVGHLIIANHLVEYSDLDEIWMVVTPHNPFKNKSSLLENHHRFELVYRATEQYPKIKPSDIEFKLPQPNYTVFTLAHISENYPNHQFSLIMGEDNLQSFHKWKNHETILENHDIYVYPRISEEKQSHQFENHPKIHLVDAPIIEISSTMIRNGIKHQKNVQPLLSKEVWEYIDEMNFYKK; this is encoded by the coding sequence ATGAGTAAAATTGGTTTGTATTTTGGAACATTCAATCCCATTCATGTGGGGCATTTGATTATTGCCAATCATTTGGTTGAATATTCGGATTTGGATGAAATTTGGATGGTGGTAACGCCTCACAATCCTTTTAAAAATAAGAGTTCTTTGCTCGAAAATCACCATCGTTTTGAATTGGTTTACAGAGCCACAGAACAGTATCCAAAAATTAAACCTTCGGATATTGAGTTTAAATTACCACAACCCAATTATACGGTTTTTACCTTGGCTCACATTTCAGAAAATTATCCAAATCATCAATTTTCATTGATTATGGGTGAAGATAATTTGCAAAGTTTTCACAAATGGAAAAACCATGAGACCATTTTAGAAAACCATGATATTTATGTGTATCCAAGAATTTCTGAAGAAAAACAGTCACATCAATTTGAAAATCATCCAAAAATTCATTTGGTTGATGCGCCAATTATCGAAATTTCATCAACTATGATTCGAAACGGAATTAAACATCAAAAAAATGTACAACCATTGCTGTCAAAAGAAGTTTGGGAATATATTGATGAAATGAATTTTTACAAGAAATAA
- a CDS encoding YicC/YloC family endoribonuclease, with protein MTGYGKSVLQLPTKKVTIEIKSLNSKSLDLNVRIPSYYKEKELDVRKKLANELIRGKIDFAIFVEMTADETATVINPGVVKNYMQQLKNIVHTTDENELDLLKMAIQMPDALKTEREELDENEWELINTTVDEAIKEIIQYRIDEAAALEDDFRTRILNIKNYLEEVKSFDNERITNVKERLRKSIDDLKVTVDENRFEQELIYYLEKLDINEEKVRLENHLNYFLQTLETEDSNGKKLGFIVQEMGREINTTGSKANFAPMQKAVIQMKNELEQIKEQILNIL; from the coding sequence ATGACTGGCTATGGAAAATCGGTGTTGCAACTGCCCACCAAAAAGGTTACCATAGAAATTAAATCTTTGAATAGCAAAAGCCTTGATTTAAATGTGCGAATTCCTTCTTATTACAAAGAAAAAGAGTTGGATGTTCGTAAAAAATTGGCGAATGAACTCATCAGAGGAAAAATTGACTTTGCCATTTTTGTAGAGATGACTGCTGATGAAACTGCTACTGTTATAAATCCTGGAGTGGTGAAAAACTACATGCAACAACTCAAAAACATTGTTCATACAACTGATGAAAATGAATTGGACTTGCTAAAAATGGCAATTCAAATGCCTGATGCCTTAAAAACAGAACGTGAAGAATTGGATGAAAATGAGTGGGAACTCATCAACACCACTGTTGATGAAGCAATCAAAGAAATTATTCAATACAGAATTGATGAAGCTGCTGCTTTGGAAGACGATTTTAGAACGCGCATTTTGAATATCAAAAATTATTTAGAGGAAGTAAAATCATTTGATAATGAACGCATTACAAATGTAAAAGAACGTTTACGAAAATCAATTGACGATTTAAAAGTTACTGTTGATGAAAATCGTTTTGAACAAGAATTGATTTACTATTTAGAAAAATTAGACATCAATGAAGAAAAAGTTCGTTTAGAAAATCATTTGAATTATTTTTTACAAACCTTAGAAACTGAAGATTCTAATGGAAAAAAATTAGGATTTATCGTGCAAGAAATGGGAAGAGAAATAAATACCACTGGTTCAAAAGCAAATTTTGCACCCATGCAAAAAGCAGTGATTCAAATGAAAAATGAATTGGAACAAATCAAAGAACAAATTTTAAATATTCTCTAA